From Mytilus edulis chromosome 9, xbMytEdul2.2, whole genome shotgun sequence, the proteins below share one genomic window:
- the LOC139488646 gene encoding small ribosomal subunit protein uS5: MADAPAAAPAGGRGGGDRGGFRGGFGSGERGRGRGRGRGRGRGRGRGRGNKDGDKEWMPVTKLGRLVKDMKIKSLEEIYLFSLPIKECEIIDFFFPSTLKDEVLKIMPVQKQTRAGQRTRFKAFVAIGDHNGHVGLGVKCSKEVATAIRGAIILAKLSVIPVRRGYWGNKIGKPHTVPCKVTGKCGSVTVRLIPAPRGTGIVSAPVPKKLLNMAGIEDCYTSARGCTATLGNFAKATYAAIANTYSYLTPDLWKETTFTKSPYQEFTDYLAKNHTREAGQKQEVKVY, encoded by the exons ATGGCGGACGCACCTGCAGCAGCACCAGCCGGTGGTAGAGGAGGCGGTGATAGAGGAGGATTCAGAGGTGGTTTTGGGTCAGGAGAACGTGGTAGGGGTAGAGGAAGAGGGCGTGGACGTGGTCGTGGAAGAGGTAGAGGTCGTGGAAATAAAGATGGGGATAAGGAATGGATGCCAGTAACCAAACTGGGACGTCTTGTCAAAGACATGAAGATCAAGTCTCTAGAAGAAATTTACCTGTTTTCTTTGCCTATTAAG GAATGTGAAATCATTGATTTCTTCTTCCCAAGTACACTCAAGGATGAAGTATTGAAGATTATGCCTGTACAGAAACAGACCAGAGCCGGACAAAGAACAAGGTTCAAG GCTTTTGTTGCTATTGGAGATCACAACGGTCATGTTGGTTTGGGAGTAAAATGCTCCAAGGAAGTGGCAACAGCTATTAGGGGAGCCATCATCTTGGCTAAATTGTCTGTCATTCCTGTCAGGAGAGGATATTGGGGTAACAAGATCGGTAAACCCCATACCGTACCATGTAAG GTAACTGGTAAATGTGGCAGTGTAACTGTCCGACTTATCCCAGCCCCCAGAGGTACAGGTATTGTCAGTGCTCCAGTTCCAAAGAAACTGTTGAACATGGCTGGTATTGAAGATTGTTACACTTCAGCCAGAGGATGTACAGCTACACTTGGCAACTTCG CCAAGGCCACATATGCAGCTATAGCCAATACCTATTCTTACCTGACTCCTGATTTGTGGAAGGAAACCACCTTCACCAAGTCTCCGTATCAGGAATTCACTGATTATCTGGCCAAGAATCATACAAGAGAAGCAGGCCAGAAACAAGAAGTCAAAGTTTACTAG